From a single Bemisia tabaci chromosome 10, PGI_BMITA_v3 genomic region:
- the RabGGTb gene encoding uncharacterized protein RabGGTb isoform X1: protein MANLVKDVTISDSHPNTLLKDKHVNYLKSYSDNKEDYEYCMTEYLRMSGIYWGLTALDLLNESNEESTEAMMEFILKCVNDEGGISPSTGHDPHILYTLSAVQIAALLKQESKLPVQKIVKYIQSLQQPDGSFAGDKWGEIDTRFSFCAVACLSLLGQLDAIDLKKALDFVMSCLNFDGGFGSRPGSESHAGLIYCCVGFLSVTGNLHLIDADLLGWWLCERQLPSGGLNGRPEKLPDVCYSWWVLASLSILGRLKWIDQDSLTRFILACQDTETGGFSDRPGDIPDPFHTLFGVAGLSLLGTKDLKEVDPTFCMPANVIQRLGAVSQKLPSP, encoded by the exons ATG GCAAACCTAGTCAAAGATGTTACCATCTCAGACAGTCATCCAAACACTTTGTTGAAAGATAAACATGTAAATTACTTAAAATCCTATAGTGACAATAAGGAAGACTAT GAATATTGCATGACTGAGTACTTGAGAATGTCAGGGATCTATTGGGGTCTGACTGCCCTTGATCTCTTGAATGAATCTAATGAGGAAAGCACTGAGGCTATGATGGAATTCATACTGAAGTGTGTCAATGATGAAGGTGGAATTAGCCCAAGCACTGGCCATGATCCACACATTTTATACACTCTCAGCGCTGTTCAG ATTGCAGCGTTATTGAAGCAAGAGTCTAAATTACCTGTACAGAAGATAGTTAAATACATTCAAAGCCTTCAACAACCAGATGGTAGCTTTGCAGGCGACAAGTGGGGTGAAATAGATACAAGATTTTCGTTTTGTGCTGTAGCTTGTCTTTCATTGCTG gGTCAACTAGATGCCATAGATTTGAAGAAAGCTCTAGATTTTGTTATGTCTTGTCTCAATTTTGATGGAGGATTTGGATCACGGCCAGGATCGGAAAGTCATGCTGGCCTTATTTATTGCTGCGTTGGATTCCTTTCAGTTACAG GCAACCTTCACTTAATAGACGCAGATTTGTTGGGTTGGTGGTTGTGTGAACGTCAACTCCCGTCTGGTGGCTTAAACGGCAGACCTGAAAAACTACCAGACGTCTGCTACTCTTGGTGGGTCTTAGCCTCTCTGTCCATTCTTGGGAGGTTAAAATGGATCGATCAAGATAGTTTAACCAGATTCATTCTCGCCTGCCAG GATACGGAAACAGGCGGATTCAGTGATCGCCCAGGTGATATTCCTGATCCTTTTCACACCCTCTTCGGAGTTGCTGGATTGTCCTTACTCGGCACAAAAGACCTCAAAGAAGTTGATCCAACGTTCTGCATGCCTGCAAATGTTATTCAAAGGCTGGGTGCTGTGTCGCAGAAACTACCTTCTCCCTAA
- the RabGGTb gene encoding uncharacterized protein RabGGTb isoform X2 — protein sequence MTEYLRMSGIYWGLTALDLLNESNEESTEAMMEFILKCVNDEGGISPSTGHDPHILYTLSAVQIAALLKQESKLPVQKIVKYIQSLQQPDGSFAGDKWGEIDTRFSFCAVACLSLLGQLDAIDLKKALDFVMSCLNFDGGFGSRPGSESHAGLIYCCVGFLSVTGNLHLIDADLLGWWLCERQLPSGGLNGRPEKLPDVCYSWWVLASLSILGRLKWIDQDSLTRFILACQDTETGGFSDRPGDIPDPFHTLFGVAGLSLLGTKDLKEVDPTFCMPANVIQRLGAVSQKLPSP from the exons ATGACTGAGTACTTGAGAATGTCAGGGATCTATTGGGGTCTGACTGCCCTTGATCTCTTGAATGAATCTAATGAGGAAAGCACTGAGGCTATGATGGAATTCATACTGAAGTGTGTCAATGATGAAGGTGGAATTAGCCCAAGCACTGGCCATGATCCACACATTTTATACACTCTCAGCGCTGTTCAG ATTGCAGCGTTATTGAAGCAAGAGTCTAAATTACCTGTACAGAAGATAGTTAAATACATTCAAAGCCTTCAACAACCAGATGGTAGCTTTGCAGGCGACAAGTGGGGTGAAATAGATACAAGATTTTCGTTTTGTGCTGTAGCTTGTCTTTCATTGCTG gGTCAACTAGATGCCATAGATTTGAAGAAAGCTCTAGATTTTGTTATGTCTTGTCTCAATTTTGATGGAGGATTTGGATCACGGCCAGGATCGGAAAGTCATGCTGGCCTTATTTATTGCTGCGTTGGATTCCTTTCAGTTACAG GCAACCTTCACTTAATAGACGCAGATTTGTTGGGTTGGTGGTTGTGTGAACGTCAACTCCCGTCTGGTGGCTTAAACGGCAGACCTGAAAAACTACCAGACGTCTGCTACTCTTGGTGGGTCTTAGCCTCTCTGTCCATTCTTGGGAGGTTAAAATGGATCGATCAAGATAGTTTAACCAGATTCATTCTCGCCTGCCAG GATACGGAAACAGGCGGATTCAGTGATCGCCCAGGTGATATTCCTGATCCTTTTCACACCCTCTTCGGAGTTGCTGGATTGTCCTTACTCGGCACAAAAGACCTCAAAGAAGTTGATCCAACGTTCTGCATGCCTGCAAATGTTATTCAAAGGCTGGGTGCTGTGTCGCAGAAACTACCTTCTCCCTAA